GCGGGAAAAGCAACTGGGGAATCTTTCTTTTTATCAGATTCATTAATTGATGTTTTTAATAAAATAAGAAAACTTAATTTTTAGGTGTTTCCATGTGCGGAAAATATGAAAAGGACTTAATAATATGAAAAAAATTTTAGTAATTGCAGCCCATCCAGATGATGAAATTTTAGGTTGCGGCGGAGTAATGGCGAAGCATGCTAAGGCAGGAGATTCTGTTTATTCAGCTATTTTAGCTGAAGGAATAACTAGCAGGGATTTAGAAAGAGATAAAACTATACACGAAGAAGACTTTAAGCTTTTATATAAAGCTGCTGAAAAAGCCAATCAGATTGTTGGTGTAAAAGAATTAAGATTGTTAGGCTTCCCTGATAATCGTATGGATTCTATTACGTTGCTAGATATTGTAAAACAAGTAGAAATATTAATTGAGGAAATTAAGCCTGATATAATTTATACACATCATATTGGAGATGTAAATATAGATCATCAAATGATTCATCGTGCTGTGGTTACAGCTACTAGACCTATACCAGGAAATCATTTTGTTGAGGAAGTTCTCTTTTTTGAAACTGCTTCTAGTACGGAATGGATGACGCCAGGAAGTGCTGCCCCATTTGTGCCGAATTATTATGTGAATATTGAAAATACATTAGAATTAAAATTAAAGGCATTGGAAGCATATGAATACGAAATGAGAGAATGGCCTCATGCGCGTTCAATTAAAGCATTAGATTATTTAGCGAAATGGCGTGGAGCTAATGTTGGCTTTGAAGCTGCAGAGGCGTTTATTTTAGGGCGAAAAATAGTAAAGTAAGGTGAATTACATGGTAGAGTTTATTTCATATGGTCGTCAATCAATAGACGGCGAAGACATCCAAGCAGTAGTGGACACATTACGTTCGCCTTATTTAACACAAGGACCAAAAGTTGCCGAGTTTGAACAAGCTGTAGCAGATTATGTAGGGGTAAAATACGCCGTTTCATTTTGTAATGGAACTGCTGCCTTACATGGTGCTTGCTCTGCTGCTGGGATTGGTGAAGGAGACGAGGTCATTACTTCACCAATTACATTCGCAGCAAGTGCAAACTGTGTGCGATATGTAGGCGGTACAGTAGTATTTGCTGATATTGATGCAACTACGTATAATATTGATCCGACAGAAATTCGTAAAAACATTACAGCAAAAACAAAAGCAATCATTCCTGTAGATTTCACAGGCCAGCCTGTTGATATAGATGAAATTATGACGATTGCAAAAGAGCATAATTTAGTTGTTATTGAAGACGGTGCACACTCTTTAGGTGCTACATACAAAGGCCGTAAAGTTGGGACAACGGCTGATATGACAATGTTTAGCTTTCATCCAGTAAAGCCTGTGACAACAGCAGAAGGTGGCATTATTGTAACAGATAATGAGGAATATTATAAAAAGATGCTACAGTTCCGCAGTCATGGCATTGAGCAGGTACCATACTCACCTGAAAAGGGTGGCTGGTATTATGAAATGACCGACCTTGGCTACAATTATCGAATGACTGATCTACAAGCTGCTTTAGGTGTTTCACAATTGAAGAAATTAGATACATTTATTGCAAAGCGTCAGGAACTTGCTGAACACTATAACCAAGCTCTAGTGAATGTTGAAGGAATTAAAATTCCACAGCAATTAGCTAATACTAAGTCTGGTTGGCATTTATATATGATTCAGCTTGAACATGCGAATCGAAAAGAAGTATTTAATGCAATGCGTGCAGCTAATATTGGAGTACATGTGCATTACATTCCGGTTTATTGGCATCCGTATTATCGTGATTTAGGCTACGAGCGCGGATTATGTCCTGTAGCAGAGGCATGGTATGAAAAAGCGTTGACATTGCCGTTACATCCAGGGATAACACAAGAAAATATGAACTTCATTATTGAAAAATTAGAAACTACAATTCATGATTGAAAGTTTTTAGGGAGTAGGTTAATTTAATGACACAAAACACAAACCAGTTAATTCAAGAAGCAATGGAATCATATTATGAATATGTTGCAAAAATTGAAGGCGGATGCAATTCAATTGTTGAATTGTTAAAAGCAGATGAGGTAGAAAAAGCGATGCATGGCATTAGAGATTTGAGTGATGGCTTAGTTTGGTTACTCGAAGTAGAACGCCATTTAGAAGGGCACTCTTATAAAATTGATAGCCCAATTTCACAAATCACGCCATTATTTCAAAAAATCAATGAAGCAATTGAAACAAATAATTTAGAAGCCGTTATTAATCTATTTGAAGCGGAATTTAATCCGTTGTTTTTAAATGCTAAACAATGGCAGTTTGAAGAAGTTATTAGTTAATTGATTTTAAATGAATATATTGAGGTACCCATGTCTATTGAGCAAAATAGACATGGGTATTTTTTATCCTAATAACTGCAAAATCCCTTGGCCCATCTGATTGATCTGCGCCATCATCGATTGGGAGGCTTGTAGTAAGACTTGATCTTTTTGGAGCTTGATTGTTTCCTTTGCGATATCCGTATCGCGTAGTTGGGATTCAGCCTTTGTTAAGTTTTCGTTAGCGCTTAGCACGTTGTTATACGCGTGCCCTAAGCGATTTGAAATAGCCCCGTATTCTGCACGGCGGTCACTAATTTTGGCAATGACGGCATCCACACGAGCTAACGCTTCCATTGCGGATTCGTATGGTGTGAGTGCCATGTCCTTTAAAAACAGGCGGAAATCGCGGTGGTCGTATAAGGGAATTTCAATATTTTGTCCTGAGTTGGCACCTGAGTGGATCACTAAAGGCTTCATCGATTCTTCTGTAAATGATCCACCTGATTCATTGGTGATTTTTTCGGCTAATGTCAGTAGCTGCTCACCAAACATGCCGTTGATGTCTAGGTATAAACCATCTGTCTCCGTATGAAGAGGGGAGAGCTGCGTATTCGATTCGCTATTTGTAATAACGGTTAATTTAGCTGAGCCATCTAGTTCTGCAATTACATCATCAATTGTATATTTCGAATAGATTTGGCTGGCTAGTATTTCATTATCATCAAAATTTCCATTACTATTTGAGTCTTCGTATGGTAATCTCTCATGAACGGTTGCATCTGTCACAAGGATATAGTTTTTCGTAGCGTCAGGACGGAATTTATCAATAGAATGTGCTTTTAAAATTCCTTCTAATCCGGATTCATCCCAGTCAGCCCCATTAGTTAGTTGAATACCATTGACACTATTTTTAAATTGGTCTACATCTAGTGGGAATCCTACAATTTCAGAAAGTACTGAATCACCGCCTAGGTTAACAGGAGGTGTCATTTTAGATTCATCGCCATATGTAACAAGGCCTAGATTAACATCGATGCCATGCGCTTTTAGTGCGGAAACGAAGTTACCAATGTTATTTTTTACATTTTGAATCAGCTGTCTCATACTCCCCGTATTATCAATCACAAACACAATATCCGCCTTCCCAGAGCCACCTGTAATGCCAGGTATAATTTCACTTGGTGGAATGAACGGTTTGATGGTATTGAATTCCGTATTATGCACGATATCGTCGATGCCCTCGATAATTTCGTTGATCTCTTTTTGAATCAGTTCGCGGTCTGGGTCGGTATTCGTATCGTTTGCCCCTTGAATAATGAGCTCACGTAACCGATTGAGCATCGGGCTTTGCATCGTGCCGAGTGCAGCGTCCATGACGTTGATGACGGAAATGCCGTCTTGAATGTTTTCGGAGGCTTGCTCTAAGCCGCGGATTTGCGCGCGCATTTTTTCGCTGATGGCTAATCCAGCTGCGTCATCGCCGGCTTTGTTAATTTGGTAGCCTGATGAGAGCTTATTTAACGTTTTATTTAGCTCGGTATTTGTCTAGTTATAGCGATTTTGAACGAATAAGCCTTGATTTTGTTGGATACGCATGGAAGTCAGTCCCTACTGTAATTTTGTATATTTAGTTTATAAAAAATAGTTTAATTTTCCAATAAGTAAGTCAAATTAACTAAATTATTCGTAGGTATAAATTATTGAATGTGCGCTACTATTTGTCAAGTGTTTCAAAAGTGTTTGGAAAATACGGTAAAACGTACAAGAAAACTGAATAAAAGACAAAAAACAGAATAATTGTAGAAAAAACAAGAAAAAAGATTGCAATATAGTTCTAAACAACCTATATTAGTATTTAATACAAATATTTGGAAGTGTGGTGTAGTTTCCGATGGCTAAAATTTATTTAGATGGAATTGCCTATAATCAGTTTGGGCATGATATTTTTTTTACACAACTAAATTTGAAAACCTTGCTTGCCTTATTTGAAGTAGATAGCAATGTACAAAGGGAATTAGATCCTCAAAGAAGGTTTGATATTCGTTCGTTTATTTTGGACAACCTAGAGCACGAACGGCCGTTTCATTTTACTTCATTTGTATTTAGTGCACGCGGGGAAATCCAGCAAGATGCGCAGGGCTATTACTTAACGTCCGGGAGTAAATTATACATAAACGATGGGCAACAT
The sequence above is a segment of the Solibacillus sp. FSL H8-0523 genome. Coding sequences within it:
- a CDS encoding PIG-L family deacetylase, which gives rise to MKKILVIAAHPDDEILGCGGVMAKHAKAGDSVYSAILAEGITSRDLERDKTIHEEDFKLLYKAAEKANQIVGVKELRLLGFPDNRMDSITLLDIVKQVEILIEEIKPDIIYTHHIGDVNIDHQMIHRAVVTATRPIPGNHFVEEVLFFETASSTEWMTPGSAAPFVPNYYVNIENTLELKLKALEAYEYEMREWPHARSIKALDYLAKWRGANVGFEAAEAFILGRKIVK
- a CDS encoding flagellin; amino-acid sequence: MFGEQLLTLAEKITNESGGSFTEESMKPLVIHSGANSGQNIEIPLYDHRDFRLFLKDMALTPYESAMEALARVDAVIAKISDRRAEYGAISNRLGHAYNNVLSANENLTKAESQLRDTDIAKETIKLQKDQVLLQASQSMMAQINQMGQGILQLLG
- the pseC gene encoding UDP-4-amino-4,6-dideoxy-N-acetyl-beta-L-altrosamine transaminase, with translation MVEFISYGRQSIDGEDIQAVVDTLRSPYLTQGPKVAEFEQAVADYVGVKYAVSFCNGTAALHGACSAAGIGEGDEVITSPITFAASANCVRYVGGTVVFADIDATTYNIDPTEIRKNITAKTKAIIPVDFTGQPVDIDEIMTIAKEHNLVVIEDGAHSLGATYKGRKVGTTADMTMFSFHPVKPVTTAEGGIIVTDNEEYYKKMLQFRSHGIEQVPYSPEKGGWYYEMTDLGYNYRMTDLQAALGVSQLKKLDTFIAKRQELAEHYNQALVNVEGIKIPQQLANTKSGWHLYMIQLEHANRKEVFNAMRAANIGVHVHYIPVYWHPYYRDLGYERGLCPVAEAWYEKALTLPLHPGITQENMNFIIEKLETTIHD